The proteins below are encoded in one region of Aulosira sp. FACHB-615:
- a CDS encoding FAD-dependent oxidoreductase codes for MSQIPNLLESSTISRRTLLKLFGVGTVAGVTGYSRFSKPKPTVFQKDTLDLPQILNKPKTVVVIGGGLAGLACAYELSQRGFIVTLLEKSPQLGGKIASWQIEAAGETFMMEHGFHGFFPQYYNLNSLVAELGIKDNFQSLNFYSVVYQDAKYKPEVFRPSHSAFPWNIIDLAIASPNRLRWGINLTKIKHLQVFQAITGFQRDKNYQRFDNISVADWVETEFPQGLYDLYFLPFAKSSLNAPDLMSVGELMQFFHFYFFGNPEGLAFNGTKDDMGTSLVQPIAQAIVQRGGKIITDATVTEVVAANGKIEGVKYSTDGNYNSAPLTVKQNTAIADDKIEYFGAADEVFALPVGSQQAISLTCTHQGCTVQKAEDGSFQCPCHGAKFAADGKVIKGPAKRDLAKFQVAQRDGDELQLVAVNQELPSPEKLQADYYIFATDVPGVQTLFQRINGDVDKTVQSQVKKLSIADPFAVCRFWFDRDFEWQQSNFTSLSGYQLTDSITLYHRIQQQFIEWSQRTGGSVVELHAYCYKEKQFPTQAALLETFEQELYNIVPELKQAKILHRELVNQHNFSGYPPHSYAERPETSTNIPNLIFAGDWVKMPFPCGLMERAVSSGLLAANEILHREGLQRRSLFSVNPEGLLQI; via the coding sequence ATGAGCCAAATACCTAATTTGCTGGAATCATCTACTATCTCCCGTCGTACACTGCTGAAGTTGTTCGGTGTTGGTACAGTTGCAGGAGTTACAGGATACTCGCGGTTTAGTAAGCCTAAACCAACGGTATTTCAAAAAGATACTCTAGATTTGCCACAAATATTAAATAAACCTAAAACTGTTGTTGTGATTGGGGGTGGTTTAGCAGGTTTAGCTTGTGCTTATGAATTAAGTCAACGAGGATTTATTGTCACACTATTAGAAAAATCTCCCCAATTAGGTGGCAAAATTGCTAGTTGGCAAATCGAAGCGGCTGGTGAAACCTTTATGATGGAACATGGGTTTCATGGCTTTTTTCCCCAGTACTATAACTTGAATAGTTTAGTAGCAGAATTGGGAATAAAGGATAATTTTCAATCGCTAAACTTTTACTCTGTGGTTTATCAAGATGCTAAATACAAACCAGAGGTATTTCGCCCCAGTCATTCGGCTTTTCCTTGGAATATTATAGACTTAGCGATCGCATCTCCTAATCGTTTGCGTTGGGGCATTAATTTAACGAAAATCAAACATCTGCAAGTCTTTCAAGCTATCACAGGCTTTCAAAGAGACAAAAATTATCAGCGATTTGATAATATATCTGTGGCTGATTGGGTAGAAACAGAATTTCCCCAAGGTTTATATGATTTATATTTTCTGCCTTTTGCCAAATCTAGCTTGAATGCACCAGATTTAATGAGTGTGGGAGAACTGATGCAGTTCTTTCATTTTTACTTTTTTGGTAATCCTGAAGGACTGGCTTTTAATGGTACTAAAGATGATATGGGGACAAGTTTAGTCCAACCGATCGCTCAGGCAATTGTGCAGCGTGGCGGTAAAATTATTACCGATGCAACTGTGACTGAAGTTGTGGCAGCCAACGGTAAAATTGAGGGTGTGAAATATAGCACCGATGGTAATTATAATTCTGCGCCGTTGACGGTGAAACAAAATACTGCGATCGCAGATGACAAGATAGAGTATTTTGGCGCGGCTGATGAAGTATTTGCATTACCTGTAGGTTCTCAGCAAGCAATTTCTCTCACCTGCACTCATCAAGGTTGCACTGTCCAAAAAGCAGAGGATGGTAGTTTTCAATGTCCTTGTCATGGGGCTAAATTTGCGGCGGATGGTAAAGTTATCAAAGGCCCAGCTAAACGAGATTTAGCTAAGTTTCAAGTAGCACAACGAGATGGTGATGAATTGCAACTAGTAGCAGTTAATCAAGAGTTGCCATCGCCAGAAAAACTCCAAGCTGATTATTATATTTTTGCTACCGATGTTCCGGGCGTGCAAACATTATTTCAGCGCATCAATGGCGATGTTGATAAAACAGTACAAAGCCAAGTCAAAAAGCTGAGTATTGCTGATCCTTTTGCCGTATGTCGCTTTTGGTTTGACCGCGATTTTGAATGGCAACAAAGTAATTTTACTTCTTTATCTGGCTACCAATTAACAGATAGCATCACTCTTTATCATCGCATTCAACAACAATTTATTGAGTGGTCACAACGCACTGGTGGTAGTGTGGTTGAATTACATGCCTATTGTTACAAAGAAAAGCAATTTCCTACCCAAGCAGCTTTGCTAGAAACTTTTGAACAAGAACTATACAACATTGTGCCAGAGTTAAAACAAGCCAAAATATTGCATCGAGAATTAGTGAACCAACATAACTTTTCAGGATATCCACCCCATAGTTATGCTGAACGTCCCGAAACCAGTACTAATATTCCGAACTTAATATTTGCGGGTGACTGGGTAAAAATGCCTTTTCCCTGCGGTTTAATGGAACGTGCTGTGAGTAGTGGTTTATTAGCCGCCAACGAGATTTTACACCGGGAAGGTTTACAGAGGCGATCGCTCTTCTCAGTTAATCCCGAAGGACTATTGCAGATATGA
- a CDS encoding glycosyltransferase, whose translation MFFSVVIPTYNRLPILEKCLRALEMQELSASTIVTDYEVVLVDDGSTDGTLEWLAAHKQEFPHVRCFQQDHAGPAAARNLGVEQALGDTIIFIDSDLVVLENFLQAHADALLQGKEKLGSDRFFTYGAVINTCNFENPTAEPYKITDFSAAFFATGNVAIPKHWLTKAGLFDTGFQLYGWEDLELGVRLKNLGLQLIKCPAAVGYHWHPPFNLEQIPNLIEKEIQRGRMGVLFYQKHPTWEVRMMIQMTWLHRLLWGILSLNGLLNENTMAPFLRWLIKLGKPQLALEVARIFLNWYNVKGVYEAYAQSTVK comes from the coding sequence GTGTTTTTCAGTGTTGTAATACCAACTTACAATCGTCTGCCGATTTTAGAAAAGTGCCTCCGAGCCTTGGAAATGCAGGAATTGAGTGCGTCAACTATCGTTACTGATTACGAAGTTGTTTTAGTAGATGATGGTTCTACTGACGGAACCTTAGAATGGTTGGCGGCACACAAGCAAGAGTTTCCCCATGTGCGATGCTTTCAGCAAGACCATGCTGGCCCGGCGGCGGCGCGGAATTTGGGGGTAGAGCAAGCACTTGGTGATACGATTATATTTATCGATAGCGATTTAGTAGTGCTGGAAAACTTTCTACAAGCTCACGCTGACGCATTATTGCAGGGAAAAGAGAAATTAGGAAGCGATCGCTTCTTTACTTACGGTGCAGTAATTAATACTTGTAACTTCGAGAATCCCACGGCGGAACCTTATAAAATTACCGATTTCTCTGCGGCTTTTTTCGCTACAGGTAACGTCGCTATTCCTAAACATTGGTTGACTAAAGCTGGCTTATTTGATACTGGTTTTCAACTTTATGGATGGGAAGATTTGGAATTAGGTGTCCGACTGAAAAATTTAGGACTACAACTAATTAAATGTCCCGCCGCCGTAGGATATCATTGGCATCCACCCTTTAATTTAGAACAAATTCCAAACTTGATTGAAAAAGAAATTCAACGCGGACGCATGGGAGTTTTGTTTTACCAAAAGCATCCCACTTGGGAAGTGCGAATGATGATTCAAATGACATGGCTGCACCGTTTACTGTGGGGAATTCTCTCACTTAATGGCCTGCTGAATGAAAATACAATGGCTCCCTTTCTACGCTGGCTGATTAAATTAGGTAAACCCCAATTAGCTTTGGAAGTAGCTCGAATTTTTCTCAATTGGTACAACGTCAAAGGCGTATATGAAGCCTATGCACAGTCAACTGTGAAGTAG
- a CDS encoding FG-GAP-like repeat-containing protein, translating into MASTVTTAIKQTLVIIDAGIDDYQILKSGILPTAKVTVLNKHTDGITQISALCSNYPAASIQIIAHGSPGCLQLGNSQLNLDNLHSYSQQLQQWQATEILIYGCEVAQGEQGKSFIQKLHQITKANIAASAGKIGNAQQGGSWELEHKLGEITSDVALSAEIRQAYPGVLVTFTTATNFSVGTSPYSVTVGYFNGDSILDLAVANSGSNNVSVLLGDGLGNFSTATNFSAGNTPASVTVGEFNGDGNLDLAVTNQNSNTVSVLLGNGLGSFSTATNFTVGTFPFSVTVGEFNGDGNFDLAVANGTSNNVSVLLGNGLGNFSTATNFTVGTSPYSVTVGDFNLDGKLDLATANKDSNNVSVLLGDGSGSFGTATNFSVGTNPRSVTVGDFNGDGNLDLAVANENSNNVSVLLGNGLGNFSTATNFTVGTSPFSVTAGDFNGDGNLDLIVANFSSNNVSVLLGNGSGSFGTATNFTVGNSPFSVTAGDFNKDGKLDLAVANENSSNVSVLLNTTKISIAAGTNPKEGIADGTFTITLDSPAPNGGLTVNFNTTGSNATTTNDYTLEAGTNITAVSGNTFTIAPGQTTATLRVVAVADNVTDPNETVTLNLESGSDYILDTNSTSTLTIVEPVAPVITLTSTTPITYTENDAATTIDSSLTVNDVNSTNLNSATISITSDSIRDGDILEFTNQNGITGSYSDGVLTLTGTATVAQYQTALRSVKYRNSSDNPSTTTRTISFVVNDGDLDSNTVTRNISVSAVDDAPTIIATSRTLQYTENATTAIDSNLIVNDPDSTNLTGATVSITSGFVSTEDILSFTNQNGITGRYSNGVLTLTGTATVDQYQEALRSITYRNRSEKPSTVTRTISFVVNNNLSSNTATRNINVSSVNDAPVVVTTKNAVKYINNSSITIDSNITVTDVDSPNLTIAVIRINDGFNSLEDILEFTEQNGINGDYDNGFLTLSGTATVAQYQAALRSIKYRNSSDNPSTGTRTISFLVYDGVADSIAVTRNVNVGINEATGLTNPKDDVFFLSGENEKVRLKVQLTGRSANVVNELGFFTVDDPQGTIDGIAPGANGYAEAALTRSKVILSALKNNPNGFDYNNLSTILELDNSQNFRFLLVTDGTLDSVRNNSSLINKLLFSSVTTQKVTDLGENAFSVGWKDPFNNNATEFNHLVVRIQQTDQDLPLGTNLQNNFQAELIDLRDVQTAVKAEFSVYREATYDNYVGFYQVVDENGGIDTNGDGKVDLLTGQAGYIEAAVRNRVAGIDLAVSNQGSASLTGTFQAGGIFVPFIIVNGRPDALLDSNPNNDPAIYFPFLGANADKTDHIRLLGNNTFGFEDISGGGDRDFNDLIVKINLSTVV; encoded by the coding sequence ATGGCATCTACTGTTACTACTGCTATAAAGCAAACTCTAGTCATTATTGATGCAGGAATTGATGACTATCAAATACTAAAGTCAGGCATCCTACCCACCGCTAAAGTCACCGTCCTCAACAAACATACAGATGGTATTACTCAAATCAGCGCCCTGTGCAGCAACTACCCAGCAGCAAGTATTCAGATAATTGCTCACGGTAGCCCAGGTTGCTTGCAACTAGGTAATAGCCAACTCAATTTAGACAACCTCCACAGCTACAGCCAACAACTACAACAATGGCAAGCCACAGAAATTCTGATTTATGGGTGTGAAGTTGCTCAAGGAGAACAGGGTAAAAGCTTTATCCAGAAGCTACACCAAATTACCAAGGCGAACATTGCCGCCTCAGCTGGAAAAATTGGCAACGCCCAACAAGGAGGAAGTTGGGAACTAGAACACAAGCTAGGGGAAATCACTTCCGATGTGGCTTTGTCAGCAGAAATTAGACAAGCCTACCCTGGAGTTTTAGTCACCTTTACCACCGCCACCAACTTCAGCGTTGGCACTAGTCCTTATTCAGTCACAGTGGGCTACTTCAACGGTGACAGCATCCTTGACTTGGCTGTTGCTAACTCCGGCAGCAACAACGTCTCAGTGTTGTTAGGCGACGGCTTAGGCAACTTCAGCACCGCCACTAACTTCAGTGCAGGCAATACTCCCGCCTCAGTCACAGTGGGAGAATTCAACGGCGACGGCAACCTCGACTTGGCTGTTACTAACCAAAACAGCAACACTGTTTCAGTGCTGTTAGGCAACGGCTTAGGCAGTTTCAGCACCGCCACCAACTTTACCGTCGGCACTTTTCCCTTCTCAGTCACAGTGGGAGAATTCAACGGCGACGGCAACTTCGACTTGGCTGTTGCTAACGGCACCAGTAACAACGTCTCAGTGCTGTTAGGCAATGGCTTAGGTAACTTTAGCACCGCCACTAACTTCACCGTTGGCACTAGTCCCTACTCAGTTACAGTGGGAGACTTCAACCTCGACGGCAAACTCGACTTGGCTACTGCTAACAAAGACAGCAACAACGTCTCAGTGCTTTTAGGCGACGGCTCAGGCAGTTTCGGCACCGCCACCAATTTCAGCGTTGGTACTAATCCCCGATCAGTCACAGTAGGAGACTTCAACGGCGACGGCAACCTCGACTTGGCTGTTGCTAATGAAAACAGCAACAACGTCTCAGTGCTTTTAGGCAATGGCTTAGGCAACTTTAGCACCGCCACTAACTTCACCGTCGGCACTAGTCCCTTCTCAGTCACAGCAGGAGACTTCAACGGCGACGGCAACCTCGACTTGATTGTTGCTAATTTTAGCAGCAACAATGTTTCAGTGCTGTTAGGCAACGGCTCAGGCAGTTTCGGCACCGCAACCAACTTCACCGTTGGTAATAGTCCCTTCTCAGTCACAGCAGGAGACTTCAACAAAGACGGCAAGCTCGACTTGGCTGTTGCTAATGAAAACAGCAGCAATGTCTCAGTGCTGTTGAATACCACCAAAATCAGCATTGCTGCCGGCACCAACCCCAAAGAAGGCATTGCAGATGGCACATTTACCATTACCCTCGATTCTCCTGCCCCAAATGGTGGCTTAACCGTCAACTTCAACACCACCGGTAGCAACGCCACTACTACCAATGACTACACTCTAGAAGCCGGCACAAATATTACTGCTGTCTCAGGCAACACTTTTACCATTGCCCCTGGACAAACTACTGCCACCTTAAGAGTTGTAGCTGTAGCTGATAATGTAACTGACCCCAACGAAACAGTTACTCTTAACCTAGAATCTGGCTCAGACTACATCCTAGACACAAATAGCACATCTACTTTAACAATTGTAGAACCTGTTGCCCCGGTCATTACTCTCACCAGCACAACTCCCATCACCTACACAGAAAATGATGCGGCTACAACCATCGACTCTAGCCTCACCGTTAACGATGTTAATTCCACCAACCTAAATAGTGCCACCATCAGCATTACTAGTGATTCTATTAGAGACGGAGATATCCTTGAGTTCACTAACCAAAATGGCATCACTGGCAGTTATAGCGATGGTGTTTTGACTTTAACTGGTACTGCCACCGTTGCCCAATATCAAACCGCACTGCGAAGTGTTAAATATCGCAACAGCAGCGATAACCCCAGTACCACCACCCGTACCATTAGTTTTGTTGTCAATGATGGCGACCTAGATAGTAATACTGTCACCCGCAATATTAGTGTGAGTGCAGTTGATGATGCCCCTACTATCATTGCTACTAGCCGCACCCTCCAATACACCGAAAACGCGACTACAGCCATTGACTCTAACCTGATAGTTAACGATCCCGACTCCACAAACTTGACTGGTGCCACTGTCAGCATTACTAGTGGTTTTGTCAGCACAGAAGACATTTTGAGCTTTACTAATCAAAACGGCATCACTGGCAGATACAGCAACGGTGTTTTGACTTTAACTGGTACTGCTACTGTTGACCAATATCAAGAGGCACTGCGAAGTATTACATATCGCAACCGCAGCGAAAAACCCAGCACTGTCACACGCACCATCAGCTTTGTCGTCAATAATAACTTGTCCAGTAATACTGCCACTCGTAATATTAATGTAAGTTCAGTCAATGATGCCCCTGTTGTTGTTACTACTAAGAATGCTGTTAAATATATCAACAACAGCAGCATAACTATTGACTCTAACATTACTGTTACCGATGTTGATTCCCCTAACTTAACTATTGCCGTAATTCGCATTAATGATGGTTTTAATAGCCTAGAAGACATCCTTGAGTTCACTGAGCAAAATGGGATAAATGGCGACTACGATAATGGTTTTTTAACCTTAAGTGGTACTGCCACAGTTGCTCAATATCAAGCAGCACTGCGAAGTATTAAATATCGTAACAGCAGCGATAACCCCAGTACAGGTACTCGCACTATCAGTTTTCTTGTTTATGATGGCGTTGCAGATAGTATCGCTGTTACTCGTAATGTGAATGTGGGGATAAATGAAGCAACAGGATTGACTAACCCCAAAGATGATGTCTTTTTCTTGTCAGGTGAGAATGAAAAAGTCAGACTGAAAGTTCAGTTGACAGGACGTAGTGCCAATGTCGTCAATGAACTGGGTTTCTTTACTGTTGATGATCCTCAAGGTACGATTGACGGTATCGCTCCTGGTGCAAATGGTTATGCCGAAGCTGCATTAACCAGGTCAAAGGTAATTTTATCGGCGCTAAAGAATAACCCCAATGGCTTTGACTATAATAATCTCAGCACCATACTAGAACTAGATAATAGTCAGAATTTCCGCTTTTTATTAGTGACAGACGGTACCCTTGATTCTGTACGCAACAATTCCAGCTTGATTAACAAGTTACTGTTTTCTAGTGTCACCACACAAAAAGTTACTGACTTGGGTGAAAATGCTTTCTCTGTGGGTTGGAAAGACCCTTTTAATAACAATGCGACAGAGTTTAATCATTTAGTGGTGAGAATTCAGCAAACAGATCAAGATTTACCTTTGGGTACAAATCTGCAAAATAATTTCCAAGCGGAACTGATTGATTTACGAGATGTTCAAACTGCGGTGAAAGCCGAATTTTCGGTTTATCGAGAAGCAACCTACGACAACTATGTCGGCTTCTATCAGGTAGTTGATGAAAATGGGGGAATTGATACCAATGGTGACGGCAAGGTTGATTTACTTACAGGACAAGCAGGTTATATTGAGGCTGCGGTGCGGAATCGAGTCGCGGGAATTGATTTGGCGGTAAGTAATCAAGGTAGTGCTTCTTTGACTGGTACTTTCCAAGCAGGGGGAATCTTTGTTCCGTTTATTATTGTGAATGGTCGTCCCGATGCGCTGTTAGATAGTAATCCAAATAATGATCCGGCCATTTATTTCCCGTTTTTGGGGGCTAATGCTGACAAAACTGATCACATTCGCTTACTAGGAAATAATACCTTTGGTTTTGAAGATATATCTGGTGGTGGCGATCGCGATTTTAATGATTTAATCGTCAAAATCAATCTTTCAACCGTGGTATAA
- a CDS encoding DUF4915 domain-containing protein, with translation MLLQSNAQAALPVEILASHHFIDWLQLQQISLAFTTYQSSRLMLLGVNDRHQLSGFERFFDRAMGLYTTPERIYLSSKFQIWQLDNVLTPGQLYDGYDKL, from the coding sequence ATGCTTTTACAATCTAATGCCCAGGCTGCTCTTCCTGTAGAAATACTTGCTTCGCATCATTTTATTGACTGGTTGCAGCTCCAGCAAATTAGTCTGGCATTTACTACTTATCAAAGTTCGCGGTTAATGTTGTTGGGAGTGAACGATCGCCATCAATTATCGGGATTTGAACGTTTTTTTGACCGCGCAATGGGACTATATACCACCCCAGAACGAATTTATCTCAGTTCTAAATTTCAAATTTGGCAGTTAGATAATGTGCTGACTCCTGGACAACTTTATGATGGTTATGACAAGCTTTAA
- a CDS encoding phosphodiester glycosidase family protein, protein MKKIWLLSLTIASVGVLPLWLGLGSLPRSISSTIPTAKTIRYFERTLPQGTAHVLLIPANSKFVVTPALSPQTNTVEEFAQKHQAVAIINAGFFDPANEKSTSYIIANGQLVADPRNNERLINNPKLRPYLIAILNRSQFRRYLCGETTRYAIAVHNETPPAKCRIIDAIGAGPRLLPKLTSEQEAFVDNTNGRDAIGSKQPNARTAVGITRDRSILLVMVAQKPSQPNNSGVSLSQLADLMKKLGASEAMNLDGGSSSSLYYNGKAFYGKVDSQGNVIKRPVKSVLLVKDITGDR, encoded by the coding sequence ATGAAAAAAATCTGGCTGCTGAGTTTGACTATAGCGAGTGTTGGTGTATTGCCCTTATGGTTGGGTCTGGGTTCTTTACCAAGGTCGATATCTTCGACAATTCCCACCGCCAAAACCATCCGTTACTTTGAACGTACTTTACCCCAAGGTACAGCTCATGTTTTGTTAATTCCAGCCAACAGCAAGTTTGTAGTCACTCCAGCATTATCTCCGCAGACAAACACTGTAGAGGAATTTGCCCAAAAGCATCAAGCTGTGGCTATTATCAACGCTGGCTTTTTTGACCCAGCCAACGAAAAATCTACATCTTATATTATTGCTAATGGTCAATTGGTAGCTGACCCCAGAAATAATGAGAGATTGATTAATAATCCTAAATTAAGACCTTACTTGATTGCAATTTTAAATCGGAGTCAATTTCGCCGCTACTTGTGTGGAGAAACAACCCGCTACGCCATAGCTGTGCATAATGAAACACCACCAGCCAAATGTCGCATAATTGACGCTATTGGTGCTGGGCCACGACTGTTACCAAAACTCACATCAGAGCAAGAAGCTTTTGTAGATAATACTAACGGACGCGATGCAATTGGAAGTAAACAACCCAACGCTAGAACGGCTGTTGGTATTACCCGCGATCGCAGTATTCTTTTAGTGATGGTAGCTCAAAAGCCTTCACAACCAAATAATTCTGGTGTATCTCTATCGCAACTAGCAGATTTAATGAAAAAGCTGGGTGCATCCGAAGCCATGAACTTAGATGGCGGTAGTTCATCTTCCCTTTATTACAACGGTAAAGCTTTCTACGGCAAAGTTGATTCACAAGGCAATGTCATCAAGCGACCTGTAAAATCAGTTTTATTAGTTAAAGACATAACAGGAGACAGGTAA
- the hemN gene encoding oxygen-independent coproporphyrinogen III oxidase codes for MVFILPSVKFDLDLIKKYDTAAPRYTSYPPATELNEAFTTDDFHTAIAASNHRKSPLSFYFHIPFCQSACYFCGCNTVISNNKNIAKPYLEHLAQEIKQMSTLISPDRKVLQMHWGGGTPNYLDLEQVEFLWKKITQHFEFDPQAEISIEINPRYVDKEYIFFLRELGFNRVSFGIQDFNNEVQVAVNRIQPEDLLFNVMDWIKAAKFDSVNVDLIYGLPYQTLQTFRETIRKTVALDPDRIVVFNFAYVPWLKPAQKNIPPEALPKPQEKLEILKMTIEELTSSQYLFIGMDHFAKPNDELAIAQRNRTLQRNFQGYTTHAGTDLFGFGATSISMLNDAYVQNHKQLKDYYQAVDNHVLPVSKGIKLTQDDIIRRDVIMCIMSHFQLYKQDIEEKYNINFDEYFSQELAALQPLVEDGLLKLSAHHLQITDTGRLLVRNIAVVFDAHNQQQDKQFSRAI; via the coding sequence ATGGTATTCATATTACCCAGTGTCAAGTTTGATTTGGATTTGATCAAAAAGTACGACACAGCAGCACCGAGATATACAAGTTATCCACCAGCTACCGAGTTAAACGAAGCATTTACAACAGATGATTTTCATACAGCGATCGCAGCTTCCAACCACAGAAAATCTCCGCTATCATTTTATTTCCACATTCCTTTCTGTCAAAGTGCTTGTTATTTCTGCGGCTGTAATACAGTAATTTCCAACAACAAGAATATTGCCAAGCCTTATCTAGAACATTTAGCACAAGAAATCAAGCAGATGTCTACCTTGATTTCTCCCGATAGAAAGGTATTGCAAATGCACTGGGGTGGCGGTACACCGAACTACTTAGACTTAGAACAAGTAGAATTTTTGTGGAAGAAAATTACACAGCATTTTGAATTTGACCCCCAAGCCGAAATTTCCATTGAAATTAATCCCCGCTACGTTGATAAAGAATATATTTTCTTTTTACGAGAGCTAGGATTTAATCGTGTGAGTTTTGGTATTCAAGACTTTAATAATGAAGTCCAAGTCGCTGTAAATCGCATCCAGCCAGAAGACTTGTTATTTAATGTCATGGACTGGATTAAAGCAGCCAAGTTTGATAGTGTGAATGTTGATTTAATTTATGGTTTACCTTATCAAACACTGCAAACATTTCGAGAGACGATTAGAAAGACCGTTGCATTAGATCCCGACCGCATTGTGGTGTTTAACTTTGCCTATGTGCCTTGGTTAAAACCAGCACAAAAAAATATTCCTCCAGAAGCATTACCAAAACCGCAAGAAAAGTTAGAAATTCTCAAAATGACCATTGAGGAATTAACCAGTAGCCAGTATTTATTTATTGGGATGGATCATTTTGCTAAACCGAACGATGAATTAGCGATCGCGCAACGAAATCGCACCCTACAACGCAACTTCCAAGGTTACACCACCCACGCTGGTACAGATTTGTTTGGGTTTGGTGCTACATCAATTAGTATGTTGAACGATGCCTACGTCCAAAACCATAAACAACTCAAAGATTATTATCAAGCAGTTGATAATCATGTTTTACCTGTGAGTAAAGGTATCAAACTTACTCAAGATGACATTATCCGCCGGGATGTCATTATGTGTATCATGTCTCATTTTCAGTTGTACAAACAAGATATTGAAGAGAAATACAACATCAATTTTGATGAATATTTCTCCCAAGAATTAGCAGCATTACAACCATTAGTTGAAGATGGACTACTAAAATTATCTGCCCATCACCTACAAATTACCGATACTGGCAGGTTATTAGTGAGAAATATTGCCGTTGTTTTTGATGCTCATAATCAACAACAAGATAAGCAATTTTCTAGGGCAATTTAA
- a CDS encoding heme oxygenase (biliverdin-producing) — MSSNLAIKLRTGTQKAHTAAENVGFMKCFLKGVVDKDCFAKFLGNLYFVYSELEAALANQQNNPVIGGMYFPELNRQAALETDMVFYYGSNWRNLIAPSNNGKKYIARIQQLSAYEPALLIGHAYTRYMGDLSGGQMLQKIAQSTLKLSGYEGTSFYNFDQIPDKKAFKDKYREALNAVAVDDATAERIVAEANYAFSLNMQMAEELEGSLIKAIGQVLFNNLTRANNPGSTEATATN; from the coding sequence ATGAGTAGTAACTTAGCCATCAAACTGCGTACTGGTACGCAAAAAGCCCACACCGCCGCCGAAAATGTGGGATTTATGAAATGTTTTCTGAAAGGTGTGGTTGATAAAGACTGCTTTGCAAAGTTTTTGGGTAACTTGTATTTTGTTTACAGTGAACTCGAAGCAGCATTAGCCAATCAGCAAAACAACCCGGTAATTGGTGGAATGTACTTTCCTGAATTAAATCGTCAGGCAGCTTTAGAAACAGACATGGTATTTTACTATGGCAGCAACTGGCGCAATTTAATCGCACCTTCTAACAATGGCAAAAAATACATCGCCCGAATTCAACAATTATCTGCTTATGAACCTGCATTATTAATTGGTCACGCCTACACGCGCTACATGGGCGATCTTTCTGGCGGTCAGATGTTACAAAAAATTGCTCAATCTACCCTCAAGCTGTCTGGCTATGAGGGTACTTCTTTTTATAACTTTGACCAAATTCCCGACAAAAAAGCATTTAAGGACAAATACCGCGAAGCTTTAAACGCTGTAGCAGTGGATGATGCGACAGCCGAGAGAATTGTTGCTGAAGCTAACTATGCCTTTAGTTTAAATATGCAAATGGCTGAGGAACTAGAAGGAAGTTTAATTAAAGCGATCGGTCAAGTATTATTTAATAACTTGACCCGTGCTAATAATCCTGGTAGTACAGAAGCAACTGCCACTAATTAA